The following proteins come from a genomic window of Malus domestica chromosome 02, GDT2T_hap1:
- the LOC103407257 gene encoding nitrate regulatory gene2 protein-like, with translation MGCTASKLDNEDTVRRCKERRRLMKDAVYARHHLAAAHADYCRSLRLTGSALISFAAFEPLSISHQTPAVFLHQVPPPTTNHIPPRAPSPAPSSLHPPPPPPPLSPTINSSNLPHILSSSSAPASHQHRRRRQPPPKLPHILSESSLPSSPGSQKSNFGNPYGFPSAFQAESNYSTTPSQASSMWNWENFYPPSPPDSEFFDQRQKTQSQSRQHQKSPHHLDPEHSDENDTETEPPETETERSKYDFFLNHRNPNAQNAHHQKRHEYAQSEKYAQSEKYAPSQKYAQSEKYAPSEREEVECSEWDDHDHYSTTSSDEEGDDERESRSEMGTRSNFEPESVRAESVAGSGGVPAAQAMPRYAPSTSKSERSEGSEGGSTYRSGEISNMKMVVRHRNLKEIVEAIEENFDRAAAAGDQVSEMLETSRAQLDRSFRELKKTLYHSSSLLSSLSSTWSSKPPLEVKYRLDAGSLMSEPGGSKSLCSTFERLLAWEKKLYEEVKAREGVKIDHEKKLSALQHQEYKGEDETKVDKTKASIKRLQSLIIVTSQAVSTTSTAIIDLRDSDLVPQLVELCHGFMYMWKSMHQYHEVQNNIVQQVKGLVNRSAKGDSTSELHRQATRDLESAVSAWHSSFCRLIKFKRDFIRSVHSWFKLTVLPVNNDMTFNVHNESSDVDSFCDEWKLALERVPDTVASEAIKSFINVVHVISVKQSEELKIKKRTEAASKELEKKASSLRNIEKKFYNSYSMVGIGLPDSGPENGQVLDARDPLAEKKSELTTCQRRVEDEMMRHTKAVEVTRAMTLNNLQTGLPGVFQALTSFSGLFTEALESVCTRSYAIK, from the exons ATGGGGTGCACAGCGTCGAAATTGGACAACGAGGACACTGTCAGGCGGTGCAAGGAGCGCCGCCGCCTCATGAAAGACGCCGTCTACGCTCGCCACCACTTGGCCGCCGCCCACGCCGACTACTGCCGTTCCCTCCGCCTCACTGGCTCCGCCCTCATCTCCTTCGCCGCCTTCGAACCCCTCTCCATCTCCCACCAAACCCCCGCCGTCTTCCTCCACCAAGTCCCCCCTCCCACCACCAACCACATCCCTCCACGTGCCCCTTCCCCAGCTCCCTCCTCCCTCCACCCGCCCCCACCTCCTCCGCCTCTCTCTCCCACCATCAACAGCTCCAACCTTCCCCACatcctctcttcctcctccgCCCCCGCCTCTCACCAACACCGTCGCCGCCGCCAGCCGCCCCCGAAGCTCCCACACATACTGTCGGAATCGAGTCTTCCGTCTTCTCCTGGAAGTCAGAAGTCGAATTTCGGCAATCCTTATGGGTTTCCGTCGGCTTTCCAGGCGGAGTCGAACTACTCGACCACGCCGTCGCAGGCCTCCTCCATGTGGAACTGGGAAAATTTCTACCCTCCGTCGCCGCCGGATTCCGAGTTCTTCGACCAACGCCAAAAAACTCAATCCCAATCCCGCCAACACCAAAAATCGCCCCACCATCTCGACCCCGAACATTCGGACGAAAACGATACAGAGACGGAGCCGCCCGAGACCGAAACCGAGAGATCGAAGTACGATTTCTTCCTCAACCACCGAAACCCAAATGCCCAGAACGCCCATCACCAGAAAAGACACGAGTATGCTCAGTCCGAAAAGTACGCTCAGTCGGAGAAGTACGCGCCGTCGCAGAAATACGCCCAGTCCGAGAAATACGCTCCATCGGAGAGGGAGGAGGTGGAGTGCAGTGAGTGGGACGACCACGACCACTACAGCACGACGAGCTCCGACGAAGAAGGGGACGACGAGAGGGAGTCGAGATCCGAGATGGGTACCCGGTCGAATTTCGAGCCGGAGTCTGTTCGGGCAGAGTCGGTGGCCGGTTCGGGCGGTGTTCCGGCGGCTCAGGCGATGCCAAGGTATGCGCCGAGCACGAGCAAGTCTGAGAGGTCGGAGGGGTCGGAGGGAGGGAGTACTTACCGGAGCGGTGAGATCTCCAATATGAAGATGGTGGTGCGGCACAGGAATTTGAAGGAGATTGTGGAGGCGATTGAGGAGAATTTCGACAGGGCCGCCGCCGCCGGCGACCAGGTTTCCGAGATGCTCGAGACCAGCCGGGCGCAGCTGGATCGGAGCTTCCGGGAACTCAAGA AGACATTGTACCACTCCAGCAGTTTGCTGAGCAGTTTGAGCTCCACTTGGAGTTCAAAACCGCCGCTTGAAGTCAAGTACCGGCTGGATGCCGGCTCGCTGATGAGCGAGCCGGGCGGTTCAAAGAGCCTCTGCTCCACCTTTGAACGGCTCTTGGCCTGGGAGAAGAAGCTCTATGAGGAAGTCAAG GCGAGAGAAGGTGTCAAGATTGACCACGAGAAGAAGCTGTCGGCACTGCAACATCAGGAGTACAAGGGCGAGGATGAAACCAAGGTAGACAAGACCAAGGCGTCCATAAAGAGGCTGCAATCACTAATTATTGTCACATCTCAAGCTGTCTCAACCACCTCCACTGCAATCATTGATCTTAGAGACTCTGATCTCGTGCCTCAGCTTGTTGAACTGTGCCATGG GTTCATGTACATGTGGAAATCAATGCACCAGTACCATGAAGTCCAGAACAACATTGTACAACAGGTTAAGGGACTTGTGAACCGGTCAGCAAAGGGTGACTCAACTTCGGAACTGCACCGGCAGGCAACTCGTGACCTTGAATCGGCTGTCTCTGCCTGGCATTCCAGTTTCTGCCGCTTAATAAAGTTCAAACGGGACTTTATTCGGTCTGTTCATAGTTGGTTCAAGCTCACCGTCCTTCCTGTAAACAACGACATGACCTTCAATGTGCACAACGAATCTTCTGATGTAGATTCCTTCTGTGATGAGTGGAAGCTTGCACTTGAGCGTGTCCCTGACACAGTAGCTTCCGAGGCTatcaagagctttatcaatgttGTCCACGTAATCTCTGTGAAACAGAGCGAAGAGCTCAAGATAAAAAAACGCACTGAAGCTGCATCGAAGGAGCTTGAGAAAAAGGCTTCTTCTCTCCGAAACATTGAAAAGAAATTCTACAACTCCTACTCCATGGTTGGCATCGGGCTTCCTGACTCAGGGCCTGAAAACGGGCAGGTTTTGGATGCGCGAGACCCGCTTGCTGAGAAGAAATCTGAACTTACAACCTGCCAGAGGCGGGTTGAAGATGAGATGATGAGGCATACAAAGGCGGTGGAGGTGACAAGAGCCATGACACTAAACAATCTTCAAACAGGCTTGCCAGGAGTTTTTCAGGCACTGACCAGTTTTTCTGGCCTATTTACGGAGGCACTAGAGTCGGTTTGTACCCGTTCCTACGCCATTAAATAG
- the LOC108170123 gene encoding GDSL esterase/lipase 3-like, with product MANVAFQIRIHMQYPFFVFGDSIFDAGNNNYFSTVFQGNYWPYGEIYKKGHPTRASALIETRQGLGRDLHCQLSYFKNVGKSLRQKLGDEEAKSLLSRVVYLSNIGSNDYLFPFNTDSSMLRSSSREEFVGLMIGNITAVIKVCITCAM from the coding sequence ATGGCTAATGTGGCCTTCCAAATAAGGATACACATGCAGTACCCCTTTTTTGTATTTGGGGATTCCATATTTGATGCTGGAAACAACAACTACTTCAGCACTGTTTTTCAGGGAAACTACTGGCCATATGGTGAAATCTACAAAAAGGGTCATCCTACCAGAGCTAGTGCTTTGATTGAAACTCGCCAAGGCTTAGGGAGAGATCTTCATTGTCAACTATCATATTTCAAGAACGTTGGGAAGTCGTTGAGGCAGAAACTAGGGGATGAAGAAGCCAAATCTCTACTGTCTCGAGTTGTCTACTTGTCCAACATCGGAAGCAACGATTACCTTTTCCCATTCAATACAGATTCCAGCATGCTGAGATCCTCATCCCGTGAGGAATTTGTTGGCCTGATGATCGGCAACATAACTGCAGTTATTAAAGTATGCATCACCTGTGCTATGTAG
- the LOC103407323 gene encoding putative pentatricopeptide repeat-containing protein At5g08490, translated as MLRIFNVINLNLKGTRAAYGNASIRLENVTRSYRVDARHYEELSLLLQSSQSSLAFKPNYQVLCAILKSCAALIAINFGKSLHGYVVKQGHLSCQSISKALLNMYAKCGVLGDCKMLFGQIGSSDPVIWNIILSGFSASRNYDAEVIRLFHEMCLGGKPKPTSVTIATILPVCARIADLDVGKSVHSYVIKSGLMTDVFVGNALISMYSKCGLVSADAYAVFNSIIDKDVISWNAMIAGLAENGFIHDAYKLFSWMLKGPVEPNYATIANVLPICSSLDKNTAYCAGREIHCYVLRRNELAADVTVFNALVSFHLQLGRMEQAESLFHRMKSRDLVSWNAIIAGYASNGEWSKALDLFHKLLSLQTIGPDSVTIVSILPACAQLQNLEVGKKIHGYILRHCSLFEATTVGNAMVSFYAKCDKLEAAFETFLMISRRDLISWNTILVAFAEIGYSNNFLNLLDGMLREGMRPDHITILSIIKFCVAILRVDKVKEIHSYSIRSGLLVGDCEPTIANTMLDAYAKCGNMMYAFNIFQSLLQKRNLVTCNSMISAYVSCGSLDEAYMIFNRMSETDLTTWNLMVRAYAENGFSAEALSLFLELQTQGMKPDAMTIMSLLPVSSQMYSVHLLRQCHGYVMRACLSDLCLKGALLDMYAKCGAIVCAYKLFQSSLDKDLVMFTAMVGGLAMHGMGEEALRVFSHMLDLGVKPDNVVITAVLSACSHAGLVNEGLKIFNSIEEVHGVKPTMEQYACVVDLLARGGQIEDAFSFVSRMPIEANASIWGTLLGACRTHRKVELGRVAADHLFKNEANNTGNYVVMSNLYAAEARWDGVMEIRKLMKTRDLTKPAGCSWIEVERRKNLFIAGDWSHPERSVIYSTLSALDQQIKEPV; from the coding sequence ATGCTGAGAATATTCAATGTTATAAACCTAAATTTAAAAGGCACGAGAGCTGCCTATGGAAATGCTTCAATCAGATTAGAAAATGTAACCAGGAGCTACCGCGTAGATGCCAGGCACTATGAAGAGTTGTCTCTTCTGCTTCAAAGTTCCCAAAGTTCATTAGCATTCAAACCCAATTACCAAGTATTATGTGCCATTCTAAAATCCTGTGCTGCCCTCATAGCCATCAACTTTGGGAAGTCTCTTCATGGTTATGTTGTCAAACAGGGCCATCTTTCCTGCCAGTCTATCTCTAAAGCTCTGCTTAACATGTATGCCAAATGTGGTGTATTGGGTGACTGCAAAATGCTTTTTGGTCAAATAGGCTCCTCGGATCCTGTCATATGGAACATTATCTTATCTGGGTTTTCAGCATCCCGAAATTATGATGCTGAGGTAATAAGACTCTTTCATGAAATGTGTTTAGGTGGGAAGCCTAAGCCCACATCTGTTACCATTGCTACCATTCTTCCTGTGTGTGCTCGCATAGCAGATTTAGATGTGGGGAAGAGCGTGCACTCTTATGTGATAAAGTCTGGATTGATGACAGATGTCTTTGTTGGAAATGCTCTTATATCAATGTATTCAAAATGTGGGCTAGTTTCTGCTGATGCATACGCTGTGTTTAATAGCATTATTGACAAAGATGTTATTTCATGGAATGCAATGATTGCAGGGTTGGCTGAAAATGGATTCATACATGATGCATACAAGTTATTCAGTTGGATGCTCAAAGGACCAGTTGAACCAAATTATGCAACTATTGCAAATGTTCTGCCAATATGTTCTTCTTTAGATAAAAATACAGCGTACTGCGCTGGGAGAGAGATCCATTGTTATGTTCTGCGTCGGAATGAATTGGCAGCAGATGTTACTGTGTTCAATGCTTTGGTAAGTTTTCATTTACAACTTGGACGAATGGAACAAGCGGAATCCTTGTTCCACCGAATGAAATCAAGAGATTTGGTTTCATGGAATGCAATTATTGCAGGGTATGCTTCAAATGGTGAGTGGTCAAAAGCATTGGATCTGTTTCACAAATTACTCTCACTGCAGACAATTGGGCCAGATTCTGTTACCATTGTGAGCATTCTTCCTGCTTGTGCACAGTTACAGAACTTGGAGGTGGGGAAAAAGAtccatgggtacattcttcgaCATTGTAGCCTATTTGAAGCTACAACGGTTGGAAATGCCATGGTTAGTTTTTATGCAAAATGCGATAAGCTTGAAGCAGCTTTTGAGACTTTTTTGATGATTTCTAGGAGAGATTTGATATCATGGAATACCATACTTGTTGCCTTTGCAGAGATTGGGTATAGTAACAACTTTTTGAACCTATTAGACGGGATGCTAAGGGAAGGTATGAGGCCTGACCATATAACCATTTTAAGCATAATAAAATTTTGTGTTGCAATTTTGAGAGTAGATAAGGTTAAAGAAATTCATAGCTATTCAATTAGATCTGGCCTTTTGGTGGGCGATTGTGAGCCTACTATTGCAAATACGATGCTTGATGCATATGCCAAATGTGGTAACATGATGTATGCTTTCAATATTTTTCAGAGTTTATTGCAGAAAAGGAATTTGGTTACTTGCAATTCTATGATTTCAGCTTATGTGAGTTGCGGATCACTGGATGAGGCATATATGATATTTAACAGAATGTCTGAAACAGATCTCACCACTTGGAATCTAATGGTTCGAGCTTATGCTGAAAATGGTTTTTCTGCTGAAGCCCTCAGTCTGTTCCTTGAGTTACAAACTCAAGGAATGAAGCCTGATGCGATGACCATTATGAGCCTCCTTCCCGTGTCTTCTCAAATGTACTCAGTCCACCTGCTGAGACAGTGTCATGGATATGTGATGAGAGCTTGTCTTAGTGATCTGTGCTTGAAAGGAGCTCTGTTGGATATGTACGCAAAATGTGGTGCCATAGTATGTGCTTATAAGCTATTTCAGTCAAGCTTGGATAAGGATCTGGTTATGTTTACAGCTATGGTTGGCGGGTTAGCCATGCATGGAATGGGAGAGGAAGCACTGAGGGTCTTCTCTCACATGCTTGACTTGGGTGTAAAGCCAGATAATGTTGTTATTACTGCTGTTTTATCTGCTTGTAGTCATGCTGGCCTGGTGAATGAAGGGTTGAAGATATTTAATTCGATAGAAGAGGTTCATGGGGTCAAACCAACAATGGAACAGTATGCTTGTGTGGTGGATCTCCTTGCGAGAGGTGGACAAATTGAGGATGCATTTTCTTTTGTGTCCAGGATGCCTATTGAAGCTAATGCTAGCATATGGGGAACACTGCTGGGTGCTTGCAGGACTCATCGTAAGGTGGAATTGGGCCGTGTTGCGGCAGATCATCTTTTTAAAAATGAAGCTAATAATACTGGGAACTACGTGGTGATGTCAAATCTATATGCAGCAGAAGCTAGATGGGATGGGGTCATGGAGATAAGAAAGCTGATGAAAACACGAGATCTAACGAAGCCAGCAGGATGCAGCTGGATAGAGGTGGAGAGGAGGAAGAATCTTTTTATAGCTGGAGACTGGTCTCATCCAGAAAGAAGTGTTATTTACAGCACATTAAGTGCATTGGACCAACAAATAAAAGAGCCAGTTTAA